In one Deinococcus humi genomic region, the following are encoded:
- a CDS encoding biotin transporter BioY, which yields MTQLTHPTLARTLAPAPSLTRDLLLVVGGAALIALLAQAELPLKPVPVTLQTLGVLLVGAALGWKRAFAALALYLAAGAVGLPVFAGGVGSVAKFAGPTGGFLLAFPFAAALVGFLVERFALDRRPLGTVLAMLAGSAVIYALGLLWLGLVTGLSGQPLLSAGLLPFLAGDALKLGLAALLLPGAWALAGRR from the coding sequence ATGACCCAGCTCACCCATCCCACCCTGGCCCGTACCCTGGCCCCCGCTCCCAGCCTGACCCGGGACCTGCTGCTCGTCGTGGGCGGCGCGGCATTGATCGCGCTGCTGGCGCAGGCCGAATTGCCCCTCAAGCCCGTCCCCGTCACCCTGCAAACGCTAGGTGTGCTGCTCGTCGGCGCGGCGCTGGGCTGGAAACGGGCCTTCGCGGCACTGGCGCTGTATCTGGCAGCGGGCGCGGTGGGCCTGCCGGTGTTCGCAGGGGGCGTCGGCAGCGTCGCCAAGTTTGCTGGCCCCACGGGGGGCTTTCTGCTGGCCTTTCCCTTCGCCGCCGCGCTGGTGGGCTTTCTGGTGGAACGCTTTGCGCTGGACCGCCGTCCCCTGGGCACAGTGCTGGCGATGCTGGCGGGCAGCGCCGTGATCTACGCGCTGGGCCTGCTGTGGCTGGGGCTGGTCACCGGCCTGAGCGGCCAGCCCCTGCTGAGCGCGGGCCTGCTGCCCTTCCTGGCCGGCGACGCGCTGAAGTTGGGACTGGCCGCGCTGCTGCTGCCGGGTGCTTGGGCGCTGGCGGGACGCCGCTAG
- a CDS encoding cytochrome P450 — protein MIASDLSTLPQPPTRPGNGHLQDWALSPLPLIEDGARRARAAEMDLFRLRLGIPAVVGFSPAWNRRLLGDLDTFRSAGGFSAVVPYLAGGVILTDAPLHRRRRQTINPSFGKKHLETLRARTQAALPPIPDGEFDALAWADSAVLRLLNAAYFGGEFDSQLLHSFLAPLRRPFPVPALPRPLLFVRVDAELRRLATRRLTQGGDDLLAVLAPVPGGLEEARVSLAAAHDTTTHALAYAVWHLANHPQWHTPEHHSAVLKETLRLHPPGWMGSRRLSRELDWNGIRLPRGTLALYAPYLSARDPQLWDDPQEFRPQRWERKPPAWAYLPFGGGERLCLGMHLAQMLILDVLSALPPLRAFSGDDTPVPGITLGPRGPLVVARQS, from the coding sequence TTGATTGCTTCTGATCTCTCTACTCTGCCCCAGCCCCCCACCCGCCCCGGCAACGGCCACCTGCAGGACTGGGCACTGTCGCCGCTGCCCCTGATCGAGGACGGCGCGCGGCGGGCGCGGGCGGCGGAGATGGACCTGTTCCGGTTGAGACTGGGAATCCCTGCCGTTGTCGGCTTCAGTCCGGCGTGGAACCGTCGGCTGCTAGGCGACCTGGACACTTTTCGCAGTGCGGGCGGTTTCTCGGCGGTGGTGCCGTACCTGGCAGGCGGGGTGATCCTCACGGACGCGCCGCTACACCGACGGCGGCGCCAGACCATCAATCCGAGCTTTGGCAAAAAGCACCTGGAAACGCTGCGTGCGCGCACCCAGGCCGCCCTGCCCCCTATTCCAGACGGCGAATTCGACGCCCTGGCCTGGGCCGACAGCGCGGTGCTGCGGTTGTTGAACGCGGCTTATTTTGGCGGCGAGTTCGATTCACAACTGCTGCATTCTTTTCTGGCCCCGCTGCGGCGGCCCTTTCCGGTTCCGGCCCTGCCGCGCCCGCTGCTGTTCGTGCGGGTGGACGCCGAACTGCGCCGCCTGGCCACCCGCAGGCTGACCCAGGGCGGTGACGATCTGCTGGCGGTCCTCGCACCCGTGCCCGGTGGGCTGGAGGAGGCGCGGGTCAGTCTGGCCGCCGCGCACGACACCACCACACACGCGCTGGCCTACGCGGTCTGGCATCTGGCAAACCACCCGCAGTGGCACACGCCCGAACACCATTCGGCCGTCCTCAAGGAAACCCTGCGCCTGCACCCGCCAGGCTGGATGGGCAGCCGCCGACTGAGCCGCGAGCTGGACTGGAACGGCATACGGTTGCCGCGCGGCACGCTGGCGCTGTACGCCCCGTACCTGTCCGCCCGTGACCCGCAGCTGTGGGACGATCCACAGGAATTCAGACCCCAACGCTGGGAGCGCAAGCCGCCCGCATGGGCCTATCTGCCCTTCGGCGGGGGCGAACGTCTGTGCCTGGGCATGCACCTGGCGCAGATGCTGATTCTGGACGTGCTCTCGGCCCTGCCCCCATTGCGGGCGTTCAGCGGCGACGACACCCCAGTGCCGGGCATCACGCTGGGGCCAAGGGGGCCGCTGGTGGTGGCCCGGCAGTCGTAG
- a CDS encoding OsmC family protein translates to MTAANTKTLNVTWLGEQRYLGVSASGHQLLIDNSPTKIGVSPMEALLGALATCTAYDVVEVMKKRRTPLASYRIEVEGQRADTDPKRYTHITVRHIAGGEGVTAEALERAAHLSHEKYCSVAASLNSEITVETRVEEG, encoded by the coding sequence ATGACTGCTGCCAACACGAAAACCTTGAATGTCACCTGGCTGGGCGAGCAGCGCTACCTAGGCGTCAGCGCCAGCGGCCACCAATTGCTGATTGACAACAGCCCCACCAAGATCGGCGTGTCCCCGATGGAGGCCCTGCTGGGCGCGCTGGCCACTTGCACCGCCTATGACGTGGTGGAGGTGATGAAAAAACGCCGCACGCCGCTGGCGAGCTACCGCATTGAAGTTGAAGGCCAGCGCGCCGACACGGACCCCAAACGCTATACCCACATCACCGTGCGGCACATTGCGGGCGGAGAGGGCGTGACCGCAGAGGCGCTCGAGCGGGCCGCGCACCTGAGCCACGAGAAATACTGCTCGGTGGCCGCCAGCCTGAACAGCGAGATCACGGTGGAAACGCGGGTGGAAGAGGGCTGA
- a CDS encoding DUF421 domain-containing protein, whose protein sequence is MSGPPVVPFDWHRIWLGDAPPLFLLEIVFRTAVIFVWLLLLLRLTGKRGLAQLSALELVIVIALGSAAGDPLFYPEVPLLHAMLALALVVGFQRALAGLVVRSERVETFMEGQPVELVRDGVFSVAALEQANLSREDLFEKLRSHTVMQLGEVRRAYFEQDGGLTVFRHDTAPPPGLPVVPPWDLEPPTVLNPDLPQHGFVACLDCGRVRQVSGLLDGCTCGGLDGWTAATTDPLAGPGRSARHDV, encoded by the coding sequence TTGAGTGGCCCGCCAGTGGTTCCCTTCGACTGGCACCGCATCTGGCTGGGTGACGCGCCGCCGCTGTTCCTGCTGGAAATCGTCTTCCGCACCGCCGTGATCTTCGTCTGGTTGCTGCTGCTGCTGCGCCTGACCGGCAAACGTGGGCTGGCCCAGCTCAGTGCGCTGGAGCTGGTGATTGTCATCGCGCTGGGCTCGGCGGCGGGCGATCCGCTGTTCTATCCCGAAGTCCCGCTGCTGCACGCCATGCTGGCACTGGCGCTGGTGGTGGGCTTTCAACGGGCGCTGGCCGGGCTGGTGGTCCGCTCCGAGCGGGTGGAGACCTTCATGGAGGGCCAGCCGGTGGAGCTGGTTCGCGACGGCGTATTCAGCGTGGCCGCGCTGGAGCAGGCCAACCTGAGCCGGGAGGATCTGTTTGAGAAACTGCGGTCTCACACGGTGATGCAACTGGGCGAGGTCCGCCGTGCCTACTTCGAGCAGGACGGTGGCCTGACCGTCTTCAGACACGACACGGCCCCCCCGCCCGGTCTTCCCGTGGTGCCGCCGTGGGACCTGGAGCCGCCCACCGTGCTGAACCCGGACCTGCCTCAGCACGGGTTTGTGGCCTGCCTGGACTGCGGGCGGGTGCGGCAGGTCAGTGGTCTGCTGGACGGCTGCACCTGTGGTGGACTGGACGGGTGGACAGCGGCGACTACCGATCCCTTGGCAGGACCGGGGCGCTCAGCCCGGCATGATGTCTGA
- a CDS encoding carotenoid biosynthesis protein, whose translation MTRLSPTLLRSGLAFAALGVAFAGALLVMADQGAGWALIALGLPLSGVLALAGDVLGGDFSRTLQDRTRRLISETPPWMWLIALYALLHVPVPLWPQGFGVLGLASTAALFVGALLYAAEHVGWGRSWLMAGLACGLGLSAEVLGSRTGFPFGVYSYATAPEPLILGVPLMVPLGWFALTLSGLLLSGGRAWLAGLLLALWDVGLEPLMTAQRYWLWSDPNPLWAGAPLQNFLGWWAVGSGISWVITRVGPGILGARQGGPRLNFAVAYPIEAFFLPGGLVLVGRYREAAVTLLAMLLGLGLARAVRGRRA comes from the coding sequence ATGACCCGCCTCTCCCCCACCCTTCTGCGCTCCGGCCTCGCCTTCGCCGCGCTGGGCGTGGCCTTTGCGGGAGCGCTGCTGGTGATGGCGGATCAAGGCGCGGGCTGGGCGCTGATCGCCCTCGGCCTGCCGCTCTCCGGGGTGCTGGCGCTGGCAGGTGATGTCCTGGGGGGCGATTTCTCCAGAACGCTTCAGGACCGGACCCGCAGGCTGATCTCCGAAACGCCCCCATGGATGTGGCTCATTGCCCTCTACGCTCTCCTGCATGTGCCTGTGCCGCTGTGGCCGCAGGGCTTCGGGGTGTTGGGCCTGGCAAGCACGGCTGCGCTGTTTGTGGGCGCGCTGCTCTATGCCGCCGAGCACGTGGGCTGGGGCCGCTCCTGGCTGATGGCCGGGCTGGCCTGTGGCCTGGGCCTGAGCGCCGAAGTGCTGGGCAGTCGCACCGGCTTTCCCTTCGGCGTGTACTCCTACGCCACCGCCCCCGAGCCCCTGATCCTGGGCGTGCCGCTGATGGTGCCGCTGGGCTGGTTCGCCCTGACCCTTTCCGGGCTGCTGCTGTCCGGCGGACGGGCCTGGCTGGCCGGACTGCTGCTGGCGTTGTGGGACGTGGGCTTAGAGCCTCTGATGACGGCCCAGCGCTACTGGCTGTGGAGTGATCCGAACCCGCTGTGGGCGGGCGCACCCCTTCAGAATTTCCTGGGTTGGTGGGCGGTGGGCAGCGGGATCTCGTGGGTCATCACGCGCGTCGGGCCGGGAATCCTAGGGGCACGGCAGGGAGGTCCCAGACTGAACTTCGCCGTCGCCTACCCTATCGAGGCTTTTTTCCTGCCAGGCGGGCTGGTGCTGGTGGGGCGGTACCGGGAGGCGGCCGTCACCCTGCTGGCGATGCTCCTGGGCCTGGGGCTGGCGCGGGCAGTGAGGGGACGACGTGCCTGA
- a CDS encoding Fur family transcriptional regulator gives MTMVRQTKQRAAVIEVLRAARSHPDAAWIHAQVRQSLPSVSLGTVYRTLDTLVHDGVVVTLERAGQATRYDYKRAGEDHHHAVCRDCGAIFDVEAGELPQLSAAALPAGFQVIDVRLEFIGLCPQCQPEAAG, from the coding sequence ATGACGATGGTGCGGCAGACCAAGCAGCGGGCAGCGGTGATCGAGGTGCTGCGGGCGGCGCGGTCCCACCCGGACGCGGCGTGGATTCACGCGCAGGTGCGCCAGAGCCTACCCAGCGTGAGTCTGGGAACGGTGTACCGCACGCTGGACACGCTAGTCCACGATGGCGTGGTGGTCACGCTGGAACGCGCCGGACAGGCCACCCGCTACGACTACAAGCGTGCCGGCGAGGATCACCACCACGCCGTCTGCCGGGACTGCGGCGCGATTTTCGACGTGGAGGCAGGCGAGCTGCCTCAGCTTTCTGCCGCCGCCCTGCCCGCCGGATTTCAGGTGATCGATGTGCGGCTGGAGTTTATCGGCCTCTGCCCGCAGTGCCAGCCTGAAGCAGCCGGCTAG
- a CDS encoding glycosyltransferase, with the protein MKPAARAYHTFAFAWLAGKAAVLLINAVHFPRLRPQARPDGGPRVSILIPARDEAANLPLTLPGVLAQGAEEVIVLDDGSTDGTGEIAGGLGAQVVRGQPVPPGWFGKPWACQQLSVLASGDILIFTDADVTWHAGALGAVLHELERSQADLLSVQPLQSNRTPGERLLTPLVDAAVLSYFPYTVITLPQAAASIANGQVMAFRRQALEQAGGYALVRRELLEDTQLARRLKARGGRVASALGRGAIGVRMYRSYPDSVRGFSKNVLPIHLHSRPLLLLSAAAHLAVYTLPWLVNVPGARTLRVVGVVERSAVALIAGRRKPADLLEGLLGPITPLLALPVYVRAARRRVVWKGRTYPQGEAPKD; encoded by the coding sequence GTGAAGCCCGCCGCCCGCGCGTACCACACCTTCGCCTTCGCGTGGCTGGCGGGCAAGGCGGCGGTGCTGCTGATCAACGCCGTGCATTTTCCGCGCCTGCGCCCGCAAGCTCGGCCAGACGGCGGCCCGCGCGTGTCCATCCTGATTCCGGCCCGTGACGAGGCGGCCAATCTGCCACTGACCCTTCCCGGCGTGCTGGCCCAGGGCGCAGAAGAGGTGATCGTGCTGGACGACGGCAGCACCGACGGTACAGGCGAAATTGCAGGTGGTCTGGGCGCGCAGGTGGTCCGGGGCCAGCCTGTGCCCCCCGGCTGGTTCGGCAAGCCGTGGGCCTGTCAGCAACTCTCAGTGCTGGCCTCCGGCGACATCCTGATCTTCACCGACGCGGACGTGACCTGGCACGCGGGCGCGCTGGGAGCGGTCCTGCATGAGCTGGAGCGCAGCCAGGCCGACCTGCTGAGCGTGCAGCCGCTTCAGAGCAACCGCACCCCTGGCGAGCGGCTGCTGACGCCGCTGGTCGACGCCGCCGTGCTGTCGTACTTTCCGTACACAGTGATCACGCTGCCCCAGGCCGCTGCCAGCATTGCCAACGGACAGGTGATGGCCTTCCGCAGGCAGGCGCTGGAGCAGGCAGGGGGCTACGCCCTAGTGCGCCGGGAACTGCTGGAGGACACGCAACTCGCCCGCCGCCTGAAAGCCCGGGGAGGCCGGGTGGCCTCGGCGCTGGGGCGCGGAGCCATCGGCGTGCGGATGTACCGCTCTTATCCCGACTCGGTGCGCGGGTTTTCCAAGAACGTGCTGCCCATTCATCTGCATTCGCGCCCCCTGCTGCTGCTCAGTGCGGCGGCCCATCTGGCGGTGTACACGCTGCCGTGGCTGGTCAACGTGCCGGGGGCGCGGACGCTGCGTGTGGTCGGAGTGGTCGAACGCAGCGCCGTGGCCCTGATCGCGGGCCGCCGCAAACCCGCCGATCTGCTCGAGGGGCTGCTGGGGCCGATCACCCCGCTGCTGGCGCTGCCGGTATACGTCCGGGCCGCGCGGCGCCGGGTGGTCTGGAAGGGACGAACCTACCCGCAGGGCGAAGCGCCGAAGGATTAG
- a CDS encoding phytoene desaturase family protein, translated as MRHTSRHNPRHVAVIGAGFAGLAAALRLAQAGAQVTVLDALERPGGKAALGYEDFSSGPTVVTMPQVFRALHARLSLPAPGLEASRPTTTYHAHAARPGEGRTFAPEAVHVAGGLEPTLAQLSRAEGRRYAQLLAASRQMYLDAAPTFLFAPPPGRAQLARYALTRGVRAAPGTTLARYVRSGPFMTPFWLRFATYLGADPYRAPAVLHNIAWVELGYGVWHLQGGLLKLAERLYEKALDLGVRFEYGTRVRQLIVHGGRVLGAHTDGGAFAADAWVSAADRALTLGWLGLNEAPAPRGVSGFALQLRLKEDRGRAHHIFWPAQYAREWQDIRAGRLPRDPTLYLHLDGPRAFLLVNAPPKPELEDDPRAYGQLLLGLLQDRFPLEIEEWLPLSPADYARVSQGGALYGRAPHGLTGSLRPGWTLPHARNLVQVGGTVHPGGGVPLSMLSGWNGAGGLLGLPYDALGGLDVPGVGETWK; from the coding sequence TTGAGACACACCTCCAGACATAACCCCAGACACGTTGCGGTGATCGGTGCGGGCTTCGCGGGCCTGGCGGCGGCATTGCGGCTGGCCCAGGCTGGGGCGCAGGTGACCGTGCTGGACGCGCTGGAACGGCCCGGTGGCAAGGCCGCACTGGGCTACGAGGACTTTTCCAGTGGGCCCACCGTCGTCACCATGCCGCAGGTCTTCCGTGCGCTGCACGCGCGTCTGTCGCTGCCCGCACCCGGGTTGGAGGCCTCACGCCCCACCACCACCTACCACGCTCACGCTGCCAGACCCGGCGAGGGGCGTACCTTCGCCCCGGAGGCAGTGCACGTGGCGGGGGGATTGGAGCCGACGCTGGCACAGCTCTCCAGGGCCGAGGGCAGACGTTACGCACAGTTGCTGGCCGCCTCGCGCCAGATGTACCTGGACGCTGCGCCCACCTTCCTGTTTGCGCCTCCGCCGGGGCGTGCCCAGCTGGCCCGCTACGCCCTGACGCGGGGAGTGCGGGCCGCGCCGGGCACGACGCTGGCCCGCTACGTGCGTTCGGGGCCGTTCATGACCCCCTTCTGGCTGCGCTTCGCCACGTATCTGGGGGCAGATCCCTACCGTGCCCCCGCCGTGCTGCACAACATCGCGTGGGTGGAACTGGGCTACGGCGTGTGGCACCTGCAGGGCGGGCTGCTGAAGCTGGCCGAGCGGCTGTACGAGAAAGCGCTGGACCTGGGCGTGCGCTTCGAGTACGGCACGCGCGTGCGGCAGCTTATCGTTCACGGTGGGCGTGTGCTGGGCGCCCACACCGACGGCGGAGCCTTCGCGGCCGACGCCTGGGTGAGTGCGGCGGACCGCGCCCTGACGCTGGGCTGGCTGGGCCTGAATGAAGCGCCTGCGCCGCGCGGCGTGAGCGGCTTCGCCCTGCAACTGCGCCTCAAGGAGGACCGGGGCCGCGCCCACCACATCTTCTGGCCCGCCCAGTACGCCCGCGAGTGGCAGGACATCCGCGCCGGACGGCTGCCGCGCGATCCGACGCTGTACCTGCATCTGGACGGCCCGCGCGCTTTCCTGCTGGTCAACGCGCCCCCAAAGCCGGAACTGGAAGACGATCCGCGTGCCTACGGGCAGTTGCTGCTGGGGCTCTTGCAGGACCGTTTTCCACTGGAGATCGAGGAATGGCTGCCACTCAGCCCCGCCGACTACGCCCGCGTCTCGCAGGGCGGCGCACTGTACGGACGCGCCCCGCACGGCCTGACCGGCAGCCTACGCCCCGGCTGGACGCTGCCGCATGCCCGTAATCTGGTGCAGGTGGGCGGCACGGTGCATCCCGGCGGCGGCGTGCCCCTGAGCATGCTGAGCGGCTGGAACGGCGCCGGAGGGCTGCTGGGCCTGCCCTACGACGCGCTGGGCGGCCTGGACGTACCAGGGGTGGGAGAAACGTGGAAATAG
- a CDS encoding carbohydrate kinase family protein, with amino-acid sequence MTERKTLVSLGDLNWDVLAKPDTMLLSGGDTTGRLELSGGGSAANLAVWARRCGFPSTFVGKIGRDRFGELATAELQAEGVQTELILSTEHPTGVVLALIDRRGQRAMLTGQGADWELLPDELPGVVLRGAGHLHLTAWSLFRDPPRAAALAAAMLSKSSRIGEGNATLSLDPGSFQMIQQMGRENFLDIVDRVPFDVLFPNDDEARAMSGCVHSGDALSWLRERYPHALVVLKMDADGALIEGPDQPRVAVAATPDSLTDATGAGDAFGGAFLAGWLTHRDAERAAQLAVEVGGWVVSRFGARPPADAELLTRLARHPLQGAVVEASL; translated from the coding sequence ATGACTGAACGTAAAACCCTGGTGTCGCTGGGCGACCTGAACTGGGACGTGCTCGCCAAGCCCGATACCATGCTGCTGTCGGGCGGCGACACCACCGGACGACTGGAGCTGTCGGGCGGCGGCAGCGCGGCCAATCTGGCCGTGTGGGCGCGGCGGTGCGGGTTTCCCTCGACCTTCGTGGGCAAGATTGGGCGCGACCGCTTCGGCGAACTGGCCACCGCCGAGCTTCAGGCCGAGGGCGTGCAGACCGAACTGATCCTCAGCACCGAGCATCCCACCGGGGTGGTGCTGGCCTTGATTGACCGCCGGGGCCAGCGGGCCATGCTGACCGGGCAGGGCGCGGACTGGGAGCTGCTGCCGGACGAACTGCCAGGGGTAGTGCTGCGCGGCGCGGGACACCTGCACCTGACCGCCTGGAGCCTGTTCCGTGATCCGCCGCGCGCGGCGGCGCTGGCGGCGGCCATGCTGTCCAAATCCTCCAGAATCGGCGAGGGCAACGCCACCCTGAGCCTGGACCCTGGCAGCTTTCAGATGATCCAGCAGATGGGCCGCGAGAACTTTCTGGACATCGTGGACCGTGTGCCCTTCGACGTGCTGTTCCCCAACGACGACGAAGCCCGCGCCATGAGCGGCTGCGTGCATTCCGGCGACGCCCTGAGCTGGCTGCGGGAGCGTTACCCGCACGCGCTGGTGGTGCTGAAAATGGACGCGGACGGCGCGCTCATTGAGGGTCCGGACCAGCCCCGCGTGGCGGTGGCCGCCACCCCCGACAGCCTGACCGACGCCACCGGGGCCGGGGACGCCTTCGGCGGCGCGTTTCTGGCGGGCTGGCTGACCCACCGCGATGCGGAACGGGCCGCGCAACTGGCCGTGGAGGTGGGCGGCTGGGTGGTGTCCCGTTTCGGGGCCAGACCCCCGGCCGACGCCGAACTGCTGACCCGGCTGGCACGCCATCCGCTGCAAGGCGCCGTGGTAGAGGCGAGCCTGTGA
- a CDS encoding biotin--[acetyl-CoA-carboxylase] ligase encodes MSPPSNPGRLLSLLTDTPQSGEVLAGPLGLGRVTVNTLAHRLLEDGVPLQITRAGYALTPGTPAPQLVRRDGVLGAAMRYLGTVGSTQDTVRAWADDAMDPAPHGAVVVAERQTGGRGRRGRAWTPTPGALTFSVLLRGAGDAGEAPLTLPELALMPLAAGVAVAAACGVGGLKWPNDLLAPDGRKLAGILLEADLRGEEARRAVLGIGLNVSGAPAGAAHLNELRPEVSRAEVLGDILSQLERWLRAPPAEILEAWAGASVTLGRPVRVQTSRGPLEGVAERLDAGGSLIVRTLDGTHTVSAGDVELIGTLDGGPAP; translated from the coding sequence ATGTCCCCTCCGTCGAACCCTGGCCGCCTGCTGTCCCTGCTGACCGACACTCCCCAGTCCGGGGAAGTGCTGGCCGGGCCGCTGGGCCTGGGCCGTGTCACAGTCAATACCCTGGCCCACCGACTGCTGGAGGACGGTGTTCCCTTGCAAATTACCCGCGCCGGGTACGCCCTGACTCCGGGCACCCCTGCGCCACAACTGGTGCGCCGGGACGGAGTCCTGGGCGCAGCCATGCGTTACCTGGGCACCGTGGGCAGCACGCAGGACACGGTCCGCGCCTGGGCCGACGACGCCATGGACCCCGCTCCACACGGCGCGGTGGTGGTGGCCGAGCGGCAGACGGGCGGGCGCGGGCGGCGTGGGCGGGCCTGGACCCCCACCCCTGGAGCCCTGACCTTCAGCGTGCTGCTGCGCGGTGCAGGGGACGCGGGCGAGGCCCCCCTGACCCTGCCCGAACTGGCACTGATGCCGCTGGCGGCGGGCGTGGCGGTGGCGGCGGCCTGCGGCGTCGGCGGACTGAAGTGGCCCAACGACCTGCTGGCCCCGGACGGGCGCAAACTGGCCGGCATTCTGCTGGAGGCGGACCTGCGCGGCGAGGAAGCGCGGCGCGCGGTCCTGGGCATCGGCCTGAACGTCTCCGGCGCTCCAGCGGGGGCGGCCCATCTGAACGAGCTGCGCCCCGAAGTGAGTCGCGCAGAGGTGTTGGGAGACATCCTCTCTCAACTGGAGCGCTGGCTGCGGGCCCCCCCCGCCGAGATTCTGGAGGCATGGGCGGGGGCGAGTGTCACCCTGGGCCGCCCTGTGCGCGTTCAGACCTCGCGCGGCCCACTGGAAGGTGTGGCCGAGCGGTTAGACGCGGGCGGCAGCCTGATCGTCCGGACCCTGGACGGCACGCACACCGTCAGCGCCGGAGACGTCGAGCTGATCGGCACACTGGACGGTGGACCGGCCCCGTGA
- a CDS encoding lysophospholipid acyltransferase family protein: MPDRAPWATPMLKLNIRRSLRTGLGGVWLRGSLPVGGAVLAPNHHSWWDGYVLREVAWWAGADFRVLMTARQLGRFPFLRRMGALEVGQMREAVRSVQGGAWMVIFPEGAVQPAGAPTALHPGAAWIARTAGVPLVPIALRVVVRGGQWPEAYLRIGKVTTQLPGALAHELAVLDAELASSDPEQPLAGYLRVMAGRTSGTAEVDWPARLLTLITGDR, translated from the coding sequence GTGCCTGACCGCGCCCCCTGGGCTACGCCGATGCTCAAGCTCAACATTCGCCGCAGCCTGCGAACCGGGCTGGGTGGCGTGTGGCTGCGCGGCTCGCTGCCCGTGGGCGGCGCGGTACTAGCTCCCAACCACCATTCCTGGTGGGACGGCTACGTGCTGCGCGAGGTCGCATGGTGGGCGGGCGCAGACTTCCGGGTGCTGATGACGGCGCGGCAACTGGGGCGCTTTCCCTTCCTGCGCCGCATGGGCGCGCTAGAGGTAGGGCAGATGCGGGAGGCCGTCCGGAGCGTGCAAGGCGGCGCATGGATGGTCATTTTCCCAGAGGGAGCCGTGCAACCCGCCGGAGCGCCGACAGCCCTCCATCCCGGCGCGGCCTGGATCGCGCGGACGGCGGGGGTGCCCCTGGTTCCCATCGCCCTGCGCGTGGTGGTCCGCGGCGGGCAGTGGCCGGAAGCGTACCTGCGAATCGGGAAGGTCACCACGCAACTGCCCGGAGCGCTGGCTCATGAATTGGCCGTGCTGGATGCCGAGCTGGCCTCCAGCGACCCGGAACAGCCCTTGGCCGGCTACCTGCGGGTGATGGCGGGGCGCACGAGTGGAACGGCAGAGGTGGACTGGCCGGCGCGCCTCCTGACGTTGATCACGGGAGACCGGTGA
- the mltG gene encoding endolytic transglycosylase MltG, giving the protein MSRLRGRGAPVWVRVLLILLVLLLLAALGAFLYVRNLTAPAGGAPYTLEVKPGDTLGAVARELQDKGIVKSADALRFVMRQNGTAGSLKEGLYDLNGSLSVQAVADKLAGPARIPVVNVNVPEGKRIQDIPAIFEKAGFDGAAILTFLKDPSLSKYAAGKQKNLEGFVFPATYEFRPKETPRKIVETMVSRMNDEFTPERVARAKALDLSVRDWVILASMVQAEAANDLEMPIVAGVFLNRLKDGIALGSDPTVAYGLGKDLPELDRSAGDFTTDTPYSTYTRMGLPAGPINNPGEAALQSVLNANRKLADGRDALYFLHAANGKIYVNHTYAEHLRDNEQYR; this is encoded by the coding sequence GTGAGCCGGTTGCGTGGACGCGGCGCCCCGGTCTGGGTCAGGGTCCTGCTGATCCTGCTGGTGCTGCTGCTACTCGCTGCCCTGGGCGCGTTCTTGTATGTCCGCAACCTGACCGCTCCCGCTGGGGGCGCCCCATACACGTTGGAGGTCAAACCCGGCGACACCTTGGGAGCGGTGGCCCGTGAGTTGCAGGACAAGGGGATCGTCAAGAGCGCTGACGCCCTGCGTTTCGTGATGCGCCAGAACGGAACGGCGGGCAGCCTCAAGGAAGGGCTGTACGATCTGAACGGTTCCCTGAGCGTGCAGGCGGTGGCCGACAAACTGGCGGGTCCGGCGCGGATTCCGGTGGTTAACGTGAACGTCCCGGAGGGCAAGCGCATTCAGGACATTCCGGCCATCTTCGAGAAGGCAGGTTTCGACGGCGCGGCCATCCTGACGTTCCTGAAAGACCCCAGCCTGAGCAAGTACGCTGCTGGCAAGCAGAAAAACCTGGAAGGCTTTGTCTTTCCCGCCACCTACGAGTTCCGGCCCAAGGAGACCCCCCGCAAGATCGTGGAGACGATGGTCTCGCGCATGAACGACGAATTCACGCCGGAGCGTGTTGCCAGGGCAAAAGCGCTGGACCTGAGTGTGCGTGACTGGGTGATTCTGGCCAGCATGGTGCAGGCCGAGGCAGCTAACGATCTGGAAATGCCTATCGTGGCCGGGGTGTTCCTCAACCGCCTGAAAGACGGCATCGCGCTGGGCAGCGATCCCACGGTGGCCTACGGGCTGGGCAAGGACCTGCCGGAACTGGACCGCTCGGCGGGCGATTTCACCACGGACACGCCCTATAGCACCTACACTCGCATGGGCCTGCCCGCCGGGCCGATCAACAACCCCGGTGAGGCCGCGCTGCAAAGCGTCCTGAACGCCAATCGCAAGCTGGCCGACGGACGCGACGCCCTGTATTTTCTGCACGCGGCGAACGGCAAGATCTACGTGAACCACACCTACGCTGAGCATCTGCGGGACAACGAACAGTACCGGTAA